GTGATATAGGGTGTCACATGACTGAATATTTTTAGTAAGAACGGGTTGGCGCTGCCACCGCCATTATTACCCAGTGGTTTATCCGGATGGAAGATGTCGTTGGTGATACTGGCATTCAGTGTTACCGATTGTGGTTCTTCGCCCGACAAGAGAGTGTGACTGGGAAGGACATACCGGCCGTGCGCTAGCACCGGGGTTGCCGATAGCGTCGCGGCGATCAGAGTAAGGATTCGTATGGGGGTTGAGATGCGCATCAATAGCCTCAATTAGTTGAACTAGGTTTGAACTAGGGTTGAATGGAAATAGCGATTTCACCGAACTCATAGTTGCCGGTTAGTTGGTATGCTTGTGGCGTACCGGCACCGAGGTAAACTGTTTGGCGTAGAAAGTCACGACCGCCAGCCTCGCGCGAGGCTTCGAAACACAATACATAGTCGCCAGCAGTAATTCCCTCGGGCACTTGCCACTCGTAGGTGTACGTGCCGGGTTTGCGGGTTGCGCCAGTGACGCCTTGATACGCCGTGGCGTCAGCACGGCCAAGCTTTCGCCACCACTGCCGTAAATCCTTGAGCCATTCATCTTGTTCATACCACACACTAATGACCTCGACACCTTTGCGTTGCGGCGTTTCAAGCCAGACCGCGACGTAGGGACGGTGATACGGGTCGACCTCAAGTTCGGGTACTGTCACCGACAAAGAGATGGATTCGGCACTGGCCATTGCGCTTATTAAACAACCGGCGATAGCGAGCGTTTTGCCACCACCAATACCAAGAGATCGAAAAGCTGACATATAAAACTTACCCTGTGCGTTAATAGTTGGGGACGAAAAGCAGATACCAGATCAGCGGCGTTAGAACGCCAATAATGGTCAGCGCCAGTCCCCAGTTGCGGTATTTTTTGAGTTGAAAAAGAATTAAGATCCCTGCCACCGCTAACAAGGTCATAATGACTGCCGAGAAATCAATGAATGTCGACCACGCGGCTCCGGTATGCCGACCTTTGTGCAGGTCATTCATTAATACCCAGAGGTTGCCGGATTGGTGTTCGATCTCGATTATCTGATCGGGGACGAGAATGGATACGAACGCGTAACCTGCCGGCAACGGAAAGTCTAAGCTGACTTCGCCCAGCTCTAGGTCGTGATCGATTGAGCGAGGATGGCTTAGCCCGTGTTCACGCCGTAAATATTCGGTGACTAAAGCGGTCGGAAACACGGCAGGGTCGCTCAGCGCAGAACTGATTTCGTCGGGTAGCGTATAGGTATCAATGCCTGTTTTAGCGGCGCCTGAAAACCAGTTTGCATGATTGAGCGTAAACCCAGTCACGCTGAAGAACAGTACGATGGCCAAGGCAGTGGTGGACAAGTAAATGTGTAGCCAGCGGGCAATTTTGAACACGCGTTTGGCGACGTCGGATTTGGTCCAGTCCCACGCTTGTCTGGTTGGGCTGGTTGATACAGATTTAGTTGTTGTGTGCATGCAACGAACTGACTCTCAGTTTATTCCGAACGGGGAACGGCCTCTCGTGGAGGCCGTAATAATTTAGGGGTTTGGTGCTAGCTTAGAACGCATAGCTCAACGTTGCCTTAATGTTGCGACCTGGTTCAAAGTCTTGCAGGTACAACTCACCAAAGCGTGGATGCAGACTCAGTCCAGTTCGAGACGACTGAGAGGCGTAATACTCATCGAATACGTTGTCGACACCAACCGTCAACGATACAGACTCGAGCGTGCTCGGTGTCCAGCGCATAGAAACATTGTGCACTGTAAATTTGTCTTTGCTGTTATTGAGCGTTGCGCCGTCTAAGTCCAGACCCGAGGGTACGCTATCGACGGACAGTAAATCCCAATGCAGTGTCAGATTCGGTGAGTCGAAGTGGTAATCGAGATTGACGCTGATCGTGTCACCTTGCTGGCGATCGAGGCGTGCGCCGTCCAGTGTGGCGAATGGGGTAAATGCAGCCAACTCACTTTCGGCTTGCGAGAA
The sequence above is a segment of the Arenicella chitinivorans genome. Coding sequences within it:
- a CDS encoding PepSY-associated TM helix domain-containing protein, coding for MHTTTKSVSTSPTRQAWDWTKSDVAKRVFKIARWLHIYLSTTALAIVLFFSVTGFTLNHANWFSGAAKTGIDTYTLPDEISSALSDPAVFPTALVTEYLRREHGLSHPRSIDHDLELGEVSLDFPLPAGYAFVSILVPDQIIEIEHQSGNLWVLMNDLHKGRHTGAAWSTFIDFSAVIMTLLAVAGILILFQLKKYRNWGLALTIIGVLTPLIWYLLFVPNY
- a CDS encoding DUF2271 domain-containing protein; the protein is MSAFRSLGIGGGKTLAIAGCLISAMASAESISLSVTVPELEVDPYHRPYVAVWLETPQRKGVEVISVWYEQDEWLKDLRQWWRKLGRADATAYQGVTGATRKPGTYTYEWQVPEGITAGDYVLCFEASREAGGRDFLRQTVYLGAGTPQAYQLTGNYEFGEIAISIQP